In Bythopirellula goksoeyrii, a single window of DNA contains:
- a CDS encoding sulfatase family protein yields the protein MILRVSIVVIVVICSLDKTTTLKADEALHKPPNIVVILADDFGVGDILAHYPKNKIPTPYLDKLVREGISFTDAHSPSAVCSPTRYGLLTGRYCWRTRMQEWVIAAYEPPLIEGDLLTLPEFLRENGYETACIGKWHLGWDWAGPQKPKMHPLQRNYQKHFKWDFTKTIGGGPTDHGFDYYFGVVLPNMPPFCWIENDRVTQLPTEKYTYEPEEGFVVMPREFEGAPMAPDWRFETILPELTRRSVRYVHDHAKGDKPFFLYFSQTSPHEPIVPSERFRGKSGIAPIADFVMETDWSVGQVIQAIDDAGLSDNTIVIFTADNGHSHYTGWDKLVAAEHLPSGPYRGHKGDVWEGGHRVPLIVRWPDKVVPGSRSDAMVCLTDVYATCAEVLGRDLPDGCAQDSFSFHGAATRIENPKRPSRSTMVNHSNFGEFAYRRDNWKLVYRLSKPNLEASRGKPTVAELYDLSKDIGEASDLALKRPEKVTELTSELDDLIRSGASRPDAVGRNDCKVRFDVTQQFRWVED from the coding sequence ATGATTTTGCGAGTATCCATAGTCGTTATCGTTGTCATCTGTTCTCTTGACAAGACAACTACTTTGAAGGCCGACGAAGCGTTGCACAAACCGCCCAATATTGTGGTTATATTAGCGGACGATTTTGGCGTCGGGGACATTCTCGCTCACTATCCAAAGAATAAGATTCCGACTCCGTATTTGGACAAGCTGGTCCGCGAGGGCATTAGCTTCACAGATGCTCACAGTCCGTCGGCAGTGTGCTCTCCAACTCGTTATGGTTTATTGACAGGGCGATATTGTTGGCGGACTCGGATGCAGGAGTGGGTAATCGCAGCTTACGAACCACCGCTGATTGAAGGGGACTTGTTAACGCTTCCCGAGTTTTTGCGAGAGAACGGGTACGAAACTGCATGTATTGGAAAGTGGCACCTTGGTTGGGACTGGGCTGGGCCACAGAAACCCAAAATGCATCCGCTACAGCGCAACTATCAAAAACACTTTAAGTGGGATTTCACAAAAACGATTGGTGGAGGGCCTACGGACCACGGTTTTGACTATTACTTCGGAGTCGTATTGCCCAACATGCCACCCTTTTGCTGGATCGAAAACGACCGGGTGACGCAGCTACCCACAGAAAAATATACATATGAACCCGAAGAAGGCTTCGTCGTGATGCCGCGTGAATTCGAGGGTGCTCCCATGGCACCTGACTGGCGATTCGAAACGATCCTGCCTGAGCTGACCAGGCGCTCGGTCAGGTATGTTCACGACCACGCCAAAGGCGACAAACCATTCTTTCTCTATTTCTCGCAGACTTCGCCACACGAACCAATAGTGCCCTCAGAACGTTTTCGCGGCAAGAGTGGCATCGCCCCCATTGCGGACTTTGTAATGGAAACTGACTGGTCGGTAGGCCAAGTCATTCAAGCGATCGATGACGCAGGGTTGTCTGACAATACCATCGTGATTTTCACGGCCGACAATGGACATTCCCACTACACTGGCTGGGACAAGCTGGTCGCCGCAGAACATTTGCCGAGCGGACCCTACCGTGGTCACAAAGGCGACGTATGGGAAGGCGGCCACCGAGTGCCACTAATCGTGCGTTGGCCTGACAAGGTAGTTCCCGGTTCACGGTCCGACGCCATGGTTTGCCTGACCGACGTGTATGCCACATGCGCGGAAGTGTTAGGGCGAGACTTACCGGACGGATGCGCGCAGGATAGTTTTAGTTTTCATGGAGCTGCAACTCGCATCGAAAACCCAAAGAGGCCCAGCAGGAGCACTATGGTTAACCACTCCAACTTTGGTGAGTTTGCCTACCGTCGGGATAACTGGAAGCTCGTCTACCGACTTTCGAAACCAAATCTGGAAGCCTCGCGTGGCAAACCGACCGTAGCTGAATTGTATGATCTATCCAAGGACATAGGTGAAGCAAGTGACTTGGCCTTGAAACGACCGGAGAAGGTGACCGAACTGACCTCGGAATTGGATGACTTAATTCGCTCTGGCGCCAGTCGCCCTGACGCCGTTGGTCGAAACGATTGCAAAGTTCGATTTGACGTCACCCAGCAATTCCGCTGGGTCGAAGACTAA
- a CDS encoding sulfatase, translating into MRTIGSITLAWLMLLATALAAPRNVLFVAVDDLRPELGCYGAGHMKTPNIDRLARNGLLFEQAYCQQAICAPSRISIMTGLRPDSTRIYDLKKPLDEYLPDARTLVQHFRENGYKTVSLGKIYHHGEDDKEFWNVLDRCGAPHYAAPKNVALVKKLTQEAKANNLKGNAFKNYVRGPAYESVEVPDNTYTDGIVADRAIEEIRKQDDRPLFLAVGFRKPHLPFVAPKKYWDLYNREDISLPSKDQPKGSADWAFANWGELRNYHDMPKKGYVSDNQGKALIHGYRACVSYADAQLGRVLAELDRQGLREDTLIVLWGDHGWKLGDYGDWCKHTNFELDTHVPLIYSGPGVPRGKRSKALVEFVDIFPTLAECCGLDIPQCDGLSLVPLFADPSKTWKKAAFSQYPRNGGMGYSIRCRNWRFTQWRDKNGTVVARELYDHSESDVATVNLYNHPQYKEVAREMETILEDGSLD; encoded by the coding sequence ATGAGAACAATCGGCTCCATCACACTGGCATGGCTGATGCTCTTGGCTACGGCATTGGCGGCACCAAGGAACGTACTGTTCGTGGCAGTTGATGACTTGCGTCCTGAACTAGGCTGCTATGGTGCGGGCCATATGAAAACACCCAACATCGATCGCTTGGCACGCAATGGCTTGCTGTTCGAGCAGGCCTATTGCCAGCAAGCCATCTGCGCCCCGTCGCGCATCAGTATCATGACGGGGTTGCGACCCGACTCAACCAGAATCTACGACCTGAAGAAGCCACTCGACGAATATCTGCCTGATGCTCGCACGCTGGTTCAGCACTTCCGGGAGAACGGATACAAGACCGTCTCGCTCGGAAAGATCTATCATCACGGCGAGGATGACAAGGAATTCTGGAATGTCCTCGATCGTTGTGGTGCTCCGCATTATGCTGCTCCAAAAAACGTAGCTCTCGTCAAGAAGCTAACACAAGAAGCCAAAGCCAATAACTTGAAGGGCAATGCTTTCAAGAATTACGTCCGAGGTCCGGCTTATGAGTCGGTCGAGGTACCCGACAACACCTATACCGATGGGATTGTCGCCGATCGCGCCATCGAAGAGATTCGTAAGCAGGATGATCGACCTCTGTTCCTTGCAGTTGGTTTCAGGAAGCCGCACCTACCCTTTGTGGCGCCCAAAAAGTACTGGGATCTATATAACCGAGAAGACATTAGTTTGCCATCCAAAGATCAGCCAAAAGGTTCGGCTGATTGGGCCTTCGCCAATTGGGGTGAGCTCCGCAACTACCACGATATGCCGAAGAAGGGATACGTCTCCGACAATCAGGGAAAAGCCTTAATCCATGGATACCGCGCTTGTGTCTCCTACGCAGACGCACAGCTTGGCCGGGTACTTGCCGAACTCGACAGGCAAGGATTGCGCGAAGATACGCTCATCGTCCTATGGGGCGATCACGGCTGGAAGCTTGGTGACTACGGCGACTGGTGCAAGCATACTAACTTTGAACTCGATACCCATGTGCCGCTCATCTACAGCGGCCCGGGCGTGCCTCGAGGCAAGCGGTCCAAGGCACTGGTGGAGTTTGTGGACATTTTCCCAACGCTCGCCGAGTGCTGTGGGCTAGATATTCCACAGTGTGACGGATTGAGTTTGGTTCCTCTCTTCGCAGATCCTTCGAAGACATGGAAAAAAGCCGCCTTCAGCCAGTATCCACGCAACGGGGGCATGGGCTATTCCATCCGCTGCAGAAACTGGCGTTTCACCCAGTGGCGCGATAAGAACGGTACGGTCGTTGCTCGAGAGCTTTACGATCATAGTGAGTCGGACGTCGCAACAGTCAATTTATACAACCATCCTCAGTACAAGGAGGTGGCACGTGAGATGGAAACCATCCTAGAAGATGGATCACTAGACTGA
- a CDS encoding NHL repeat-containing protein — protein MNVARTCQPLIVLGFLCVAASSAMAANVFVGDKGGASARDPAAIHEFLSTTGYQSQLVSGDGIWTDPLDMAADQTTGDVIVLDLGAGAVTYPPRLLRFDGESGARAEVASGQNLWIDPLAVTVDRNGDIVVLDKGGGAVFLEPALLRFNGQTGQRTVIADGQDLWHNAVDLVADPLTGDVFVLDLGGAAARDLPAVRRFNRLTGDATIVAEGPDLWYDATKITADANGDAIVLDLGGAAATRPPRLLQFDGQGGDRTEIVSGNDLWYNPIDLDVDLSTGDVVVLDRGGGAVFLLPTLRSFDGVTGNASAIAEGTDLWVSAFAVAVVVPEPSSGMLCLLACLFVLRIDTRRPMTTT, from the coding sequence ATGAATGTGGCCCGAACGTGTCAGCCTCTAATTGTTTTGGGGTTTCTGTGTGTAGCCGCCAGCTCAGCAATGGCTGCCAACGTGTTTGTGGGAGATAAAGGCGGTGCGAGCGCACGTGACCCCGCTGCGATTCATGAATTCCTCAGCACGACTGGGTATCAATCCCAACTCGTGAGTGGGGATGGCATCTGGACTGATCCACTCGACATGGCGGCCGATCAAACAACTGGCGATGTGATCGTGCTCGATTTGGGAGCAGGGGCTGTGACTTATCCGCCGCGATTGTTGCGGTTCGATGGGGAATCGGGCGCACGTGCGGAAGTCGCCAGCGGCCAAAACTTGTGGATCGATCCACTGGCAGTGACAGTTGACCGCAACGGCGACATCGTGGTGCTCGACAAGGGAGGCGGGGCGGTTTTTCTTGAGCCCGCACTTCTGCGGTTCAATGGGCAGACAGGCCAACGGACAGTGATCGCTGACGGTCAAGATCTTTGGCACAACGCAGTAGACCTGGTGGCGGATCCGTTAACCGGCGATGTTTTCGTCCTGGACTTGGGCGGCGCGGCGGCCCGCGATCTGCCCGCTGTTCGGAGATTCAATCGACTTACGGGCGATGCAACAATCGTCGCCGAAGGGCCCGATTTGTGGTACGACGCTACGAAGATCACGGCAGACGCAAACGGTGACGCGATCGTACTCGATCTGGGTGGAGCAGCTGCAACTCGTCCGCCGAGACTTCTGCAGTTCGACGGTCAGGGCGGCGATCGTACGGAGATCGTTAGTGGCAATGATCTTTGGTACAATCCAATTGATCTCGACGTCGATCTGTCGACAGGTGATGTCGTTGTCTTGGACCGCGGGGGCGGGGCGGTTTTTCTTTTACCGACGTTGCGGTCGTTCGACGGGGTGACGGGCAACGCGTCGGCCATCGCCGAAGGGACCGATCTCTGGGTGAGCGCATTTGCAGTTGCGGTGGTGGTTCCAGAACCGAGCTCGGGCATGTTGTGCCTGCTCGCTTGTCTGTTCGTACTGAGGATCGACACTCGACGCCCAATGACGACGACTTAG
- a CDS encoding phosphodiester glycosidase family protein — protein sequence MSRYHYVYLILATLVLGPVASAEEHIAQPFVGVTLRGLFLDDPRPLTIWVAEIDLTADGISFLVTPGNGDPNGSEAGDPNAETTRQTTLEFLKEQNAQLAINATFFGMSARDTDNLGLVVSAGEWVSPFREDWPSFNISSDNQASIVRGKHDTYQVTSRSQHENLYNAVTGSDQIVTNSKATTGRREFSTALHPRTAIGYTADKKLILATVDGRQPGVSEGMSLLELASLMLRFGSVQALNLDGGGSTTMVIADPEPRVLNTPSSKNKAGECGVLRKNGTNLAVFARRNPSYQRTAPVLRRANRGQAEQAVWSD from the coding sequence ATGTCCCGGTACCACTACGTTTATCTGATACTCGCCACCCTTGTACTTGGTCCCGTCGCTAGCGCCGAGGAGCACATAGCCCAACCATTCGTTGGTGTGACGCTCCGAGGACTCTTTCTCGACGACCCTCGCCCTCTGACTATTTGGGTGGCAGAGATCGATCTCACTGCGGATGGAATCTCGTTTCTTGTCACCCCTGGCAATGGCGACCCAAACGGGAGTGAGGCTGGTGACCCAAATGCTGAGACGACAAGGCAGACCACCTTGGAATTTCTCAAGGAACAGAATGCGCAGCTCGCAATCAATGCCACATTCTTCGGAATGAGTGCCCGGGATACGGACAACCTTGGCCTTGTCGTCTCTGCTGGCGAATGGGTCTCGCCATTTCGCGAAGATTGGCCCAGCTTCAACATCAGTTCGGACAATCAGGCTAGTATCGTGCGCGGTAAACACGACACCTACCAAGTCACCAGTCGGAGTCAACACGAGAATCTGTACAACGCCGTCACTGGAAGCGATCAGATCGTAACCAATAGTAAGGCGACGACCGGCAGACGAGAGTTCAGCACCGCCTTGCACCCACGAACCGCCATCGGCTACACCGCTGACAAGAAGCTCATTCTGGCCACCGTTGACGGTCGTCAACCGGGAGTCTCGGAGGGAATGTCGCTGTTGGAACTCGCCAGTTTGATGCTGCGGTTTGGTTCCGTTCAGGCGCTAAACCTAGACGGTGGCGGATCGACGACGATGGTCATTGCCGATCCTGAGCCACGCGTCCTGAATACGCCAAGCAGCAAGAACAAGGCCGGCGAGTGCGGAGTGCTCCGCAAAAACGGCACCAACCTCGCTGTGTTCGCCCGCCGAAATCCAAGTTATCAGCGGACGGCCCCCGTACTAAGACGTGCCAATCGTGGCCAAGCAGAGCAGGCCGTGTGGTCAGATTGA